Proteins encoded by one window of Perognathus longimembris pacificus isolate PPM17 unplaced genomic scaffold, ASM2315922v1 HiC_scaffold_2271, whole genome shotgun sequence:
- the LOC125344662 gene encoding endogenous retrovirus group K member 8 Gag polyprotein-like, which produces MVKSSGQRISDPTIKRIWEKLTQAIPWLVKANPLSWETWDQLGRELDGKEEEIGEDLPLVIFPIITSLKDWLSTGEIPLGQAGAAEENPGEEGGDPPADPQEEGLTPLPDGPAEELQADLDRGLNLRDPGPDAALPRHAAREGGSRQPLPSPPPTPSKQVALSTRWPATLSSRAPPALPYPQLEQPLPDFAPGIETVDFDVASITAGWEPEEVKEFRDLRKTVTEKGPNSPWAHALLRGLSNRFSNAQTWRRVGQTVLDRKDYKRWCAAFRNACSDQAEKFLANVPPIPVTFEMMYGPPNPHVTDFPQVSLPAAYRRRVWALGMWAWTSLGKGPSKITTLEVIQGATEDLVSFIERVEESIQLKAPWSQIDELVRSLVWDGMAPDHKIACAGMKDKPLESWIYACRSLDTQTRRTQVLTASLNEEHASAMANGAGKGRCYGCGGRGHLKRECPSGSAKPSASSGRNSGQTKLPPKTPCPRCKKGYHWQSECKSKFEAGGKPLN; this is translated from the coding sequence ATGGTTAAAAGTAGTGGACAGCGCATCTCAGATCCTACCATCAAGCGGATCTGGGAGAAGCTGACCCAGGCCATCCCATGGTTGGTTAAGGCCAATCCGCTTTCCTGGGAAACCTGGGACCAGCTGGGGAGGGAGCTGGACggcaaggaagaggagatagGAGAGGATCTCCCTCTTGTGATTTTTCCAATTATTACCTCTCTCAAAGATTGGCTTTCTACAGGAGAGATTCCATTAGGGCAGGCGGGAGCCGCGGAGGAGAACcctggggaagaaggaggagatccCCCTGCGGACCCGCAGGAGGAGGGCCTGACGCCCCTTCCTGACGGGCCCGCGGAGGAGCTACAAGCCGATCTCGATCGTGGGCTTAATCTCCGGGACCCCGGACCAGATGCCGCACTCCCGAGACACGCggccagggaggggggcagccgGCAGCCTCTGCCGTCGccccctcctaccccctccaaaCAGGTTGCCCTGAGCACGCGATGGCCTGCCACGCTTTCATCGCGAGCGCCACCAGCGTTGCCGTATCCGCAACTGGAGCAGCCGCTGCCGGACTTTGCACCAGGTATAGAGACGGTAGACTTTGATGTAGCAAGCATCACGGCTGGGTGGGAACCTGAGGAAGTCAAGGAGTTCCGAGATCTTAGAAAAACGGTCACTGAGAAGGGACCGAACTCTCCTTGGGCTCACGCCCTACTCCGGGGCCTGAGCAACCGGTTTTCCAATGCACAAACGTGGAGACGCGTAGGTCAGACTGTGCTAGACAGGAAAGATTATAAGAGGTGGTGCGCAGCTTTTAGGAATGCATGCTCTGATCAGGCTGAGAAATTTCTCGCAAACGTTCCTCCAATCCCCGTCACCTTCGAGATGATGTATGGGCCCCCCAATCCACATGTTACTGACTTTCCCCaggtctctcttcccgcagcctACCGGAGGCGAGTGTGGGCCTTGGGGATGTGGGCATGGACATCCTTAGGGAAAGGGCCCTCAAAGATCACGACATTAGAAGTTATTCAAGGGGCAACAGAGGATCTCGTCTCATTTATTGAGAGGGTGGAGGAAAGCATTCAGTTAAAGGCTCCTTGGTCTCAGATAGATGAACTTGTTAGATCTTTGGTGTGGGACGGAATGGCCCCAGACCATAAGATAGCTTGTGCAGGTATGAAGGACAAACCCCTAGAAAGCTGGATATATGCCTGTCGGAGTCTCGATACCCAGACCCGCAGGACACAGGTGCTGACTGCCTCACTTAATGAGGAGCACGCTTCTGCAATGGCCAATGGGGCAGGCAAGGGGCGATGTTATGGGTGTGGCGGTCGTGGCCATCTCAAGAGAGAATGTCCGTCAGGCTCGGCAAAACCTAGTGCCTCGTCGGGACGAAACTCTGGCCAAACCAAGTTGCCACCCAAGACACCTTGCCCCCGATGCAAGAAAGGTTATCATTGGCAGAGCGAGTGCAAGTCCAAGTTCGAGGCTGGggggaagcctttaaactag